One genomic region from Anabaena sp. PCC 7108 encodes:
- the hemC gene encoding hydroxymethylbilane synthase, with protein MTSVSSPARTIRIGSRKSQLALVQTYWVQAELQKSFPDITFEVHTMSTQGDKILDVALAKIGDKGLFTKELELGMINKDIDFAVHSLKDLPTNLPEGLTLAAITERENPADAVVLHEKHKGQQIETLPAGAVIGTSSLRRLAQLRHKFPHFTFKDVRGNLITRMEKLDKGEYDALILAVAGLERLEMSDRIHQILPPEISLHAVGQGALGIECRADDTEVIALLKAIEHPQTRDRCLAERSFLRVLEGGCQVPIGVNTEINGDELTLKGLVASVDGQRLVKDTVSGAAADAEKLGAELASILRQQGATEILEEIFTDIQRGS; from the coding sequence ATGACTTCAGTTTCTAGTCCTGCACGCACTATTCGTATTGGTTCACGTAAAAGCCAACTAGCTTTAGTTCAAACATACTGGGTACAAGCGGAACTCCAGAAAAGCTTTCCCGACATTACTTTTGAAGTCCATACCATGTCTACCCAAGGGGACAAAATCTTGGATGTAGCATTAGCCAAAATTGGCGATAAAGGACTATTTACCAAGGAACTTGAATTAGGCATGATCAATAAAGACATTGATTTTGCTGTTCATTCCCTCAAGGATCTACCAACTAACTTACCCGAAGGGTTAACACTGGCAGCTATTACAGAACGGGAAAACCCCGCAGACGCTGTAGTGTTGCATGAAAAGCATAAAGGTCAGCAAATCGAAACTTTACCAGCAGGTGCGGTAATTGGGACTTCTTCTTTGCGAAGATTGGCACAGTTACGCCATAAGTTTCCTCATTTTACATTTAAGGATGTACGGGGCAACTTAATTACACGCATGGAAAAACTGGATAAAGGTGAATATGATGCGTTGATTTTAGCGGTAGCTGGTTTAGAAAGATTGGAAATGAGCGATCGCATTCACCAAATTTTGCCCCCAGAAATTTCCCTTCATGCAGTCGGACAAGGGGCTTTGGGCATAGAATGCCGGGCTGATGATACTGAAGTAATTGCCTTACTGAAAGCCATTGAACACCCACAAACACGCGATCGCTGTTTGGCTGAAAGATCATTTTTACGAGTTCTAGAAGGCGGTTGTCAAGTTCCCATTGGTGTAAATACAGAAATTAATGGTGATGAATTAACACTAAAAGGTCTAGTTGCTAGTGTTGATGGTCAACGACTCGTTAAAGATACTGTTAGCGGTGCAGCTGCCGATGCCGAAAAATTAGGAGCAGAACTAGCCAGTATTTTACGGCAACAAGGTGCTACAGAAATTTTGGAGGAAATCTTTACCGATATCCAACGCGGCTCATAA